The following DNA comes from Solanum stenotomum isolate F172 chromosome 11, ASM1918654v1, whole genome shotgun sequence.
tttttctaccTGTTAGGAAGTTATGTAcaatagaaataattttatcttcttttgcatagagattaaataataatatttaaataatggCATACAAAATATACATTTATGAAAAAACGTAAATCAGAAATATTTGAATCCAATTCCAAAAAGAttggaaaattttattttaatattaatgtttgaaaattattttaaattaaaataaaatgttaagtAAGGACTTTCACCAACTAGCCACGAATTAAGGAGCCCTACTAAacgtaaaaattaaaatttttttttaaaaaaaatattaaaaacctATCTGTTAAATCTGCGTGTTtgtctttttataaaaaataaaaaataaaaaagcaatTCCAAGTAGTTATAACTATATTTCCAACAAATTAAATCATGACTTAGCTCCACACACAATTCCAAATAATAttaacttagaataaaaatatcaattcaacaaatattagtGTTCAAAATTTCTGTTCAACAAATACATATAGATTACACACATAAGAATTTCAAATGTCAATATTAACAAtgttaaattcaaattctaattaaaGATTCTTATACTAActaaaattctaattaaaattagattCAATTCAAGTATAATAATAATGCTTATCTTCAAAATTACGTTTTCagaatttagattttttttatatctactaaaattttgaattatttttgggttttaatattgttttcaaatattttacgATTTTGTAGAATTATGGATTACAATTTTGAATGTTGATTAGCAATTTGAATGCAAGACAATTATTCAACATGATTATACTTTCACTTAATCAATATCGatgttttctcaaattcatattaatttctgtaaaatatatgataataacATTAGGTCGCACAACTtaatttacattttcttttataatcaTCAATTATAACgaatcttttatattttaaattgtcaatCATATTGTCCAAATACCCATAAATATCAAGGATATGGTGACTTATTAcctaaatacaaaaataatacaataagaATAAActatttcataaattaaatattcaatttatatgaatttatcCCATAATTGGGCAAATCAAATTGATCTAAATTAATtagctattattattattatctattttaaGAAGATTATGGATCAATTTTGCATAATACCGTAAGtcaaatttgaaagaaaaaatattgtcatgATTACGTAAATGGATTCATTTTTCGGAGTACTATAATGTAAATCTACCTGAGATTTTTttctaatgataaaaataatatataggaaGAAGAAATCGACTTATATTTGTTATATAATaggtaaataaatatattaaaaaattgagatgTGAAGTTATcaggatgatgatgataaatgtattatatgTGTGGGATTATTAccaatataattatatattattccaATTTTGAAGCTACATAATCACATACTATTTGTTGTTAGATTCGTTGGGAAGCAAGACAATTAACAATatcactttttaaatatttcttcattttcaaagTACATCAACAATAATTGTTAAAGTTGAGCTACGTCTTTTTATTCCGTTCTTCAACcctaaaatataaaatgactaaaacaTAATGCTTTAGGCAATCGATCAATTATTACCAATAATTTTGTATTCATTACCTTTTTAATTCTATTTAGGTTATTCAAGTAAGATTTGATGCTCTTtgcaacttaaaattttatgataaatttgtgttatatttgatatttgttcataatttttagcAACATAACATTATGGTCATCaattaaaattgtttttgttattgtatgaacaaaaaaattataaatgttcTATTCGAGTATTTAAGATGTATCAAGAAGTGCTAAGATACTTGTTTTGCTAATCATCATCACAAATGTGCAACAAAAACTCACAAACTAACAAATCTCGCTCATTGATGTAtatactaatttaaatttaaaaaaaattatataataaatgtataatatatattcaagcacaataattattttcgtTAATATTATCTGCACATCACGCGGGTACGTATACTAGTAAttacttaaaagaaaaaaaattcaaaatgaaaatgaaaatttaaatagcCACAATATAGTATTGAGTATTGAATAGAAACAAAATTTCTCCCGATTGTTCAATCATTTGATAATCAGAGTCCTTTGATAAACGATCACTATGAGTCAACCTCAGAAGAAGTTGATCAATCCAATTTTCGATCGTTAAGGGGTGGAGAAGTAATTAACTTCagagaaaaagaaataagaccaaagtaaacaaacattatgaagaagaggagaaatgaCAGAAACTCAAATGAACACATTAACCTTTGCATGAAGTTTGGAGGTATTTCACCCTCATGAATCCAAATAAAGAAGCACATTAAACATTAGTCAAgatccaacaaaataaaaacatgaaaattaacATCATCTATGTTATCATAAtctctcaaaatattttgtccacagtactctttaattattttctcactCATTCCACATTGAGAAAACACCAGGATTTGATCCTTGAACAGGTGACTCTCCTGACCAACCATTGTAACTTGGAATATTATCATAATCAACTTTGACAAGTGCAACTTCTTCATGTGCTACACTTccaccaccacctcctccaTTATTACCTGAAGTTGAATTTGAACTCATTCCACCAAGTCCTGGAgaattaccaaaataccctccAGTACTATAACTTCCACTTGAACTACCTTCATTGTTGTTCATCAAACCATGCAAGAAAACTTGATTATTCTGAAGATAATTGTTGTATAGTACTTGATGCGAGTTGTTCTGAAGTTGAAGTTGTGTTTGGAGATAACTCTGGTGAAAATGAGACGACGAATCTTGAATGTTGTATTGTGAAATGTCATGATTTTGGAGAGTCAACAAAGGTTGAGAATTGTCAAAGGAAGGTTGTTGTTGCATTAAAGGATATGCTTGTAAAGGATTTGAGTTTCCatattgaaaacttgagtttaGAGCCATCATTTCTTGATCTCTTTTTCTTGATGATTCAAGTGCTTGTGCTTCTTTTAGCCTTTTTGCTGCTCCTCCTCCAATGGGGAGAGTGTTGCTTTCAAGTATGGCTTTAACATCGTAACGATTCATATCGAAATTTGTTACAGCATTTAACCCTCTGAATTTTATTGCTGCTATGTCATATGCTTCTGCTGCTTCCTCCTCAGTAGCTGCATATCAAACAATATCTTCAAATTAGAATTTTTGCAAGCCAATAATGTagacaattttatattttgccTTACTTTGTAAGTCTATATTATAAGGATCACAATGTTTAATTGCTTATAATTATCTTTTTGATAATTTGATGAAGTTAAATTTATGTTACACTAGATGGCAGTGTAAAGAAGTTGAACTCTAAAAATAGTGTTTAAGCTTCTATGAATTTAAATGCAATCATGTCACCTAGGGTAATAATTACATGTATCTTCTCATGAAAAGAGGAACAGATAATACCACCTTCATAACAAGATATTTTCAGTGACGGAATCAGGATTTGAAAAATAGAAACAGAATACTTGAGATTTGAACTAGGAATTCTTGTTAATTTATCACATATACAAGTCTCATCCCGGAGATGCAACATTAGAGAAGGTGGGAAGAATCTATTAAGGAATGCGTCAGTCAATTCTACCCAAGACATGATAGATCCATCTGGCAACTCACCTAATCAGACGTAGACTCTCCGGTGAGTGAGAAAGGACTCGAGGGTGAATTTTAAACTCTTAAACCATTGAGTCTAACCCTAGATTCGCCCCTGAATATTTCTCTATCTTTTAGGTTACATATAAGTTGAAGAATTACTTATTATAATTTAGCTTAACAATATGATAGatcaaataatttttacattataatatccataacataaactaaaaatttattGAAGCATGTTAGTCACTATAGAATATATTTGTTAGTCATTTTAATCAGGAAAGAGtttattttagtgaaaaaagaaagaataaagatATTTTCAGTGGCGGATTCAGAATTTTCACTTACTGAAAGTTCCTAAGTAGAGATCTTTGTTTCCAGCAACTCTTCCTATCCTTGCTTGCCATCTCCCATGCTGATGGTGCCTGCTCCCAGACATGTCATGAGAAAAAACCAACAATAAAAGATGAGAATAAAGACAacactaaaattataaaaataaaaaaaattatttttcttactaaagtttttattagaaaaaaaagaagagaaggaaaCAATACTATGAATACCTTGTAACACCACGATACATGGATGCACCCCTTGAGAAGCCACTACTCTTCCTGAATGTATAgcaagaaaaaatgaatttaacttAAATATACTGATAGTATAATAATCGTTTTCACTATCAATGTATAAATCACTTGTAGTCATCTTTACGTTGATTTGATTTGACGGTGTAAAAAAATGTTACATTTTCTATGACAAAATTAAATAgaatcttaaaaattataatacaaatatatatatatatatatatatatgaaattaaaagaAGTTGTCAGTGAAAAGAAGAAATGGTCAGCCTCTGCCAAAATCTTCTATTTCTATTATTGTTCCAATAATTGGTAGCTATAAAAGAACACTACATTACTCTgactatatatttaaaatagaaaGTCTATAACAATAAAAAGTAAGATTTAGTAGATGGAATATATAATAACatcaatttaattataaaaggtTCTGACCTTCTTATTGCAGCAACAAATTCTTGCCTTGTCATATGCTTCATGTCTTCACATTCCTTCTCATAGTTACTAATCTATACtcatcaaataaataattaatatacacgaccataaataatcaaatccttaattttaattaaatattactacatttattatattattaatttttaatattgttCTAAGTAAAGGCTAATTAATTACTGGGAAATTTGTAGTGGTAGATGTTCCCCAATATTTCAATGCAGCAAGATCATAAGCCCTAGCTGCTTTCTCCTCCTTATCATACCCTCCTAcgcaaacaaaaataaataacaaaaaaaaaatgataaaattatgtTCTAAGAAATAATAGGACCCTTCACTTTTGATCACCATTgtcagattctccaaaaatacactattctTGGAGAATTCAACACGCATCTACTGATATTATTGAAGGGTCCGAGCAAGATAGGGAAAAATAATTGAAGATTGACCAAATAAAGTGTTAATTAAGTTGCTTACCCAAATACACTGCAAATGAATAACAATAGCATCCACCCCaaaaaaatgatagaaaaaaaattagttaattagAAACAAttgattggaaaaaaaaaagaagaaaatttatttaaaggagATTATTGATGATTGAAATTTCACCTTGACGACCTTTCCTTGATTGACCTTCCCTTCTACAACTATTATCCCATAGATGTGCTTCATACCTTCCTGTCCATCTATGTCTACATTTTCTCAAGTCCAGAACGAGCACGGCCGTCATGAtgagaaataagaaagaaaaagaaaggaaacctaagtttttttaaaaaaaaaaaaaaaaaacattacctAGTTACACCTCTATAAATTGATGTTCTTTGGCCAAAAGTATCTAAAGTTCTTCTAGGTGCAGCTTCAACAATACTAGTGTTATTACTATTTTCAGCACTGGCACTCGCGGTAGCAGCATTCGTGCTAGGGCTAGCACTTGTTTCACTAGTTGAGCCTTTTCCACTCCCCATAGATAATGTCAAAGATTGAATATTACAAGCATTTTCTTGAAGATCATAGTTGTTTGTAGGAGGAGGAGCTAAAGCATTTTGCATTGATGGCATAAGGTGGTTGTTTTGAAAGAGATAATCCGAATCGTTTGCTTGGATTTCATTGTAAGGGATTAATTCAGATTGATTTTCAGATTTGTTCATTCCAAGAAAATCAGCCACCTTTGGAACTTCATTGCTTCCTTGTGTGTTCATTAAGTTCCAttctacaaaaaataaatatgaattagtATTGATGAGATGGTCGCACACTTCAACATTCAGAACAGGGATGAATATTTGTTAAGAGTAATATCGTATACCTTGGTTTTGGAAGGGATTGTCAATAGTCTCATTGACTAATCCTAATGAAAAATGATGAGATTGATCATTTTGAAGATGAGGAGGTAAAGAAGAATGAGTGGGAGAAAGAGGAAAAGATAGCCAATTGTTTGAATTCATTCTTGAAAATTTCTTGAATGTAATGTCTTATACCAATGGATCAAGTTCCTACACACATAgccaaaaggaaaaataaatgaattaaacaTTAGAACAAATCATAAATGCATTATTAGTAGCATATATATTTGAGTATAATACACTGACAAAGGAATGAATTACCCTAAAAAGTATGAAGAGactctcctcttctttttttctctcacaCACTTTCTATCCCCCTATACCTTTCTTtggttttatttcatttataatgATTCATCCAAGCATATGAGGTTATAGTAggggagagagagaaaaatgaagaggtctaaaagagaaataaatattgagaaagaatgaagtatttaaatgaatgattttttctaCCCACAACTTACTAGAGAATGGTCATTGATTCATATGAAGATGACTGTGCTTACCACattccaacacttcaaactaggaGTCCTAGAATATTGTTTACATTGGAGAGGGAACTTAGAGAGGATGGTTAATATATagttttcttttaaaactatCAATATAGTTTAATATGTAATATTAGTAGATTAGTTAGTTTTACCATGTTACTCTGTGACCCTCCATTCACTTTTAGTTGTCTACTTTTCACACCTCTTcagaaataattattgatacaagtatattattataatactcatattaattgataagtATAGTTGTAggtttggaaaaaataatttggggAATACATTATTAATGATGAGGGTAAAACTgatttttttggtctttttttatatgttaaaagtaacaaataaaagtgaaaatatatttttgaaacacTAAAAGTGAAAGGAGAGAATATCAATTACtccatttgtttcaattttgtctgattttgatttgacacaaaCTTTAAGAAGGTACAAAAGACTTTTGAACCTTATAATTTAAACTAAtgatatgtaaaatatataaaaaatgacttaatttaatgattttaaaCTATAAGGTAAAGTTATCTGGAATAAAGAGATAGCTATAATTTTGTGAAGAAGGAGATAGCTATATATATACTCATAGtaattctaatataaataacatattGTATACATAAAAAGTAGATTGTAAGCAACATATAAATTATTAAGTccttatatataataaaggCCACGAGTGTCTTACTATAAGAAAAGCTAGTGGTCCTTTTAAGTCTTTGAATTAAGACAAACCTACAATTCCAATTGGAAAGAATCCATTATTTTTTACCACCCCACACTAGGTAGTAGTAGGGTAGTAGCCCAAAACAAAAAGGTCCAAAGGGAAAccctacaaaaaatatatatgtccAAGTTGAGATGTATTGGAACTCTCTTAAATACCTCGTAGAGTGTAATTCATGACACCCCAAAGCCCAGCATTCCCACACTACTCAAATCATCTCATTTAcactctaatttttctttttgatcaCTCGTGCAACCACTTGTATATTCATCCACACAACTCAATCCCACAAATCCACCCAAATATGTAAAGTATGATTACTACGGAATCAACGACAGATAAAATTCAGTAGGTATATAACAAAAATCACACGTAAATATCATTTAGCTACGAAATTAGTGATCGATGTACAATTAGTTGAGAGTTATTAAGCGATTGATAGATTTTGAAGCTATTTTCATATTCTCTATAAGTAGATTTGTGTACTATGTAACTATATTGTAACAAATACACAACTATATATATCCCTCTAAattgatcatttgaagttttgaagagaaagatatataattagttttacccttttattttctttttctagtctGACTAGCAACTTTTATCGAATTATAATGGGAAGATGACAAAGAAAATAGACTTGAAGATATCTTAGGATAAAAAAGAACCATATATTTCAGATGTATTAAAATTGCATTTACCAAAAAGAAGGGAATGTTTTCGAAATAACGCACTAGTAGGAAATAAGGAAACTTTCTtgataaaagaagaaatatttttgaagattaatcagttttctcaaaataatatgaacaatactatacatatataatatattccATTAGATAGAttaatacaaaaagaaaaactaaaatgtAGGAAAACAATCAATATATGGAAAGTTATGTTTATATACCGGGCGGATTTACATGCGTGAACCCGTGGTATAATATTATCTGTTGACATCTATGTTATAAGAAAGTTAAATGGTGCAGTTGGTTGGATGTTTAGATCTAGAGGACTAGGAATCTATTTCGATCTAATACATGATTCGTCACTGATTATATAGATATAAATTggtatttttataaaaaaatagtagcTCACCTtctataatatattaaaaatacagATAgatagtgaaaaaaaataatttacatttttactatatatatatatatatatatatattatgtagaataataataaaaaaaaaatgcatcaaTAAATGCAATGTTATTGTTTAAATGCGTAACGATGAAAGAAATAGTCAGGGAGTGGATCCCCGAGTAGAAGCCCTAATGCATGTGTACGGAATATACAATAATTTATCCgacatattaaataattaaagtacCTTCACAACACTAAAATTTACTCAATAACCATATTTAAACCAATTATCAAAGcaatttcatttcaatttatatgatatatatatatatatatatttttgaatcaattaaaaaaaataacttatttctttATTAGATATAATATTTGACGACATTATCATTTTacttatttgacaaaaaaatctacaaattattacttttctatttaataatttatttattttaaagatagtTTTGAAGCATTATAAGAAAATTTCATACTTGTTAAACCCCATATCTCAAATTATAttacatatattgggacagatgGAGTATATAAAAGAAACTAGTATTCAGTCTATCCAATTTAATATGACACATTTTTCTTTAAGTTAAtgtcatatttatatatttaataacaatttcattttaaaatgaataccatttaaatcatgaatttcaaaaaaatttctttttaaaactacatatcaaattaaataacatcACATACATTAACACAGatgaaatattaaatttgatttgtGTTTCCAAGTAGAATTCTGTTGACCATCTAATTGGAAATCGCACTcgtcaaaatattaaaacattattaaattactataatttaatattttcttattttagtacattaattaaatatttgtatttgcaGTGCATGTCGACTGCAAACTAGAAGATTATACTGCTCTGCACAACTCTATTTGTTTCTGTGCCTTCTGTCTTCCACTCACAACTTTAGTCTTagtcaaataaacaaaatttcaaagaGCATCATTAATAATTAACCATTACGTTTTTCAATTAGCTAACCCTTTAATAaactaagttaattaattaacatatggTTAATTAAGCAACTATAGTATAtgtaatactaatatttttaatatccaAATGATACGCCGACCTGCTAGACTATATATTTGGTCAGGTGATCTAAAAGCTCTGCCCCATGAAATCCTAGTGAATGtcaatatttttatcaatttatactactttattgtataaattatttttattatcaatGTATTTTAACTTGTTGTAA
Coding sequences within:
- the LOC125844724 gene encoding AP2-like ethylene-responsive transcription factor PLT2, producing MNSNNWLSFPLSPTHSSLPPHLQNDQSHHFSLGLVNETIDNPFQNQEWNLMNTQGSNEVPKVADFLGMNKSENQSELIPYNEIQANDSDYLFQNNHLMPSMQNALAPPPTNNYDLQENACNIQSLTLSMGSGKGSTSETSASPSTNAATASASAENSNNTSIVEAAPRRTLDTFGQRTSIYRGVTRHRWTGRYEAHLWDNSCRREGQSRKGRQVYLGGYDKEEKAARAYDLAALKYWGTSTTTNFPISNYEKECEDMKHMTRQEFVAAIRRKSSGFSRGASMYRGVTRHHQHGRWQARIGRVAGNKDLYLGTFTTEEEAAEAYDIAAIKFRGLNAVTNFDMNRYDVKAILESNTLPIGGGAAKRLKEAQALESSRKRDQEMMALNSSFQYGNSNPLQAYPLMQQQPSFDNSQPLLTLQNHDISQYNIQDSSSHFHQSYLQTQLQLQNNSHQVLYNNYLQNNQVFLHGLMNNNEGSSSGSYSTGGYFGNSPGLGGMSSNSTSGNNGGGGGGSVAHEEVALVKVDYDNIPSYNGWSGESPVQGSNPGVFSMWNE